A portion of the Granulosicoccus antarcticus IMCC3135 genome contains these proteins:
- a CDS encoding response regulator yields the protein MTNRLLLVEPSATMRYVLDKHAQSLGFVVDATESYKGAVEALDKQYQQFGTEYTGLLFGWPTAPQIEADELASLLEQSAYKELPVVVMSTDMRAETRAWVAEREHTAVLPWKEYQRLEALLQRLIEIDADDTVAFPGRVDNSDIHLLIVDDSATIRYSLRDLFQLQGYRVSLAATQVEAIQQATAEPVDIAILDFYLTETTGDLLCRELVTSEAVGDIICTVLTGTYSDHIIKRSLRAGAVECMFKNESSELLLSRIDAISRFVRQRRGLQAECALLEEALETMAGAVLVIDSDHRISYVNDAGLQELYLDNRKLLIGQQCEALLETGGPQSAGEEQHSANWRLPGGKTISIDYQHILTQPAGRSLLRFARAQIPIASSAGKAEKKVGNSQAPGTESLNNPLMLEPSSKPFIRQMQWYLSNAGNLDDRVSLMVMDVFVQDVSGQIHKANEYPALFARVEALLQGIHKRPAHVAKLTGNRFGFLLRHREETQVYLLVRKIMQLCIELEHEDKTLGLTCSGSLLSLVDKKGHSMETLLKHVFKGVELVSSKGPDQILLMDLRRMLNAYPTK from the coding sequence ATGACGAATCGACTATTACTGGTAGAGCCTTCTGCCACCATGCGCTACGTACTTGACAAGCACGCGCAGTCGCTGGGATTTGTCGTGGATGCAACAGAGAGCTACAAGGGCGCTGTTGAGGCATTAGACAAGCAATACCAGCAGTTCGGAACCGAATACACCGGTTTGTTGTTTGGTTGGCCCACTGCACCTCAAATTGAGGCAGATGAGCTGGCCAGCTTGCTGGAGCAGTCTGCTTACAAAGAGCTGCCAGTGGTTGTCATGTCAACCGATATGCGGGCTGAAACACGTGCCTGGGTGGCAGAGCGCGAGCACACCGCAGTGCTGCCCTGGAAAGAATATCAGAGGCTCGAAGCTCTGTTGCAACGTTTGATCGAAATTGACGCCGACGATACGGTTGCGTTTCCCGGCAGGGTCGACAACAGTGACATTCATCTATTGATCGTGGACGATTCAGCCACTATCCGTTACTCACTGCGTGATCTTTTTCAATTGCAGGGCTATCGTGTCAGTCTGGCCGCGACACAGGTGGAAGCCATACAGCAAGCGACTGCCGAGCCTGTCGATATTGCCATTCTGGATTTCTATCTGACTGAAACGACGGGAGACCTGTTGTGTCGCGAGTTGGTGACCAGCGAGGCTGTCGGCGATATCATCTGCACGGTACTAACGGGAACCTATAGCGACCACATCATCAAACGAAGCCTGCGGGCAGGTGCCGTGGAATGTATGTTCAAGAACGAGTCCAGTGAGCTGCTTCTGAGCCGAATCGATGCCATCAGTCGCTTTGTACGTCAGCGTCGCGGATTACAAGCTGAGTGTGCTTTGCTGGAAGAGGCCCTGGAGACCATGGCCGGTGCTGTGCTAGTGATAGATTCTGATCATCGCATCAGTTATGTCAACGATGCAGGTTTGCAAGAATTGTATCTGGACAATCGCAAGTTGCTGATAGGGCAACAGTGCGAAGCGCTACTGGAGACTGGTGGGCCTCAGAGTGCCGGTGAAGAGCAGCATTCAGCCAATTGGCGTTTGCCTGGTGGCAAAACGATCAGCATTGATTACCAGCATATTCTCACTCAGCCAGCCGGACGTAGTTTGCTGCGTTTTGCCCGGGCACAGATTCCTATCGCAAGCAGTGCTGGCAAGGCTGAGAAAAAGGTGGGTAACAGTCAGGCACCCGGTACCGAGTCGTTGAATAATCCACTGATGCTGGAGCCTTCCAGCAAGCCTTTTATCAGGCAGATGCAGTGGTACCTGAGCAATGCCGGAAATCTGGATGACAGAGTCAGCCTGATGGTGATGGACGTCTTCGTACAGGACGTCTCGGGTCAGATTCACAAGGCGAATGAGTACCCGGCGCTGTTTGCCAGAGTGGAGGCGTTGCTACAGGGAATTCACAAACGCCCTGCACATGTTGCCAAGCTGACTGGGAACCGTTTCGGATTTTTGTTGCGCCACCGTGAAGAGACGCAGGTGTATCTGCTGGTACGAAAAATCATGCAGCTGTGCATAGAGCTAGAGCACGAAGACAAGACTCTTGGCTTGACCTGTTCGGGTAGTTTGTTGAGCCTGGTCGACAAAAAGGGGCACTCGATGGAAACTCTGCTCAAACATGTATTCAAAGGGGTTGAGCTGGTCAGTTCCAAGGGGCCTGATCAGATTCTGTTGATGGATCTGCGACGCATGCTGAACGCATATCCTACAAAATAA